The genomic segment CTACCAGGCGGAAGCCGAGCTCGCCCAAAGGCAGGCCGACCTCATCCAGGCCCGCAAGCTCGTGGCCGACCGGGAGGACCGCCTCCGGGAGAGCATGAACCTGGAGCAATGGGAGGTGGAGATATTCCCCGTGAGCTCTCCTCCGGAGCCCGTGCAACCTCCAGCCCTGGAGGATGCGGTTTCAGCGGCCTTCCAGAACAGGCGTGATTACAAGCAGGAGGTCATTGCCCGGGATAATGCGCAGATACAGCGGCACTTTCTGGCAAACCAGAAGTTCCCGGAGCTGGACATCTTCGGCTCCACCGGTTTGAACGGGGTGGACCGCAGGTACGGCTCTGCACTGGATAACATGTTTTCGGGGGACTTCTTTACCTGGGAGGTGGGGGTGAACTTCAGCATGCCGCTTCTGAACCGGCAGGCGCGGGGCCGGTACCTGAGGGCTGCGCGGGAGGCCGACAGGGCGGAGACGGCCGTTGCCAAGCTCGGCCAGTCCATCCGTGTGGAGGTGCGCGAGGCCTGGCGCGAGGCGCGGAGGTCCACCGAGACCATCGCGGCGAGTGAGCGGGCGAGGGTGGCATCCCAGAAGCGTCTGGAGGCCGAGGAAGAGAGGTTCCGGGTGGGGAAGGCCACCCTGAACGACGTCCTCCAGTTCCAGGAGGACTACGTCCAGGCGCTCTCGGCGGAGCGCCGGGCGCGGGCGGACTACGCCATAGCCCGGGTGCGGCTGGCCCGGGCCCAGGGCATCCTGGCTGAGGCTGTCCTGGCCGAATAGCCGTTCGAACCTCTTTTGACGGCATTTTTCCGCCAGTCTCCTTGACAGAGGCCGGTTTTCGCTCTATAACGAAAGAGAGGCCCAAATCCCTCTGGACGGAGATGCATGAGCGCTACCCTGCTGAGCCGGGTATTTTTCATCTCTATGTTCCTTGCGCTGATATCCTTTCCCGCGGTTGCCTCGGACGGAGAAAACTGCCTGTCCTGTCACGGCCGGAAGGGCGCTCCCTATTATGTGAGCGAGGAGCAGTTGAACGACTCCGTCCACCGGGAGCTGGGGTGCACCGATTGCCACGTCTCCATCACCGGGTATCCCCACAAGAGGATTTCTCCCGTGGACTGCCTGGGCTGCCACTCCGGCGGCGAGGCGGAGGCGGCGGGAGCGGCGCCCAGAGACTACAGCCAGAGTGTGCACGCCATGGCTGCCGGGGGCCCGGTCTGTAAGACCTGCCATGGCACCCATCACATCCTGTCCTCGGAGGACCCTCGCTCCAGCACCTACCGCTCGAACGTTCCCCGCCTTTGCGGCTCCTGCCACCCCGGCCCTTACGGCATCTATAAGACGAGCATCCACGGGCAGATGGTGCTCGAACGCGGCGACCTCAAGGCGGCCGTCTGTTATGATTGCCACATGGAGCACGCCGTCCCCCCGATAGGGGAGCCCCGGTGGAAGCTCTGGCTTATCCAGGAGTGCGGAAGCTGCCACAAGAGGCAGCTGGACACCTATCGCGAGACCTATCACGGCCAGGTCACCAACCTGGGATATACCACGGTGGCCAGGTGTCCGGACTGCCATGGCTCCCACGGCATCCTGCCTCCGCAGAACCCCGGGTCCACGGTCTCAGAGCAAAACATCGTCACGACCTGCCGGAAGTGCCATGCCTACGCCAACAGGAACTTTGCCGAGTACTATCCACATCCCAATGACCGTAACCGGCAGAAGTACCCGGTCCTTTTCTACACGTTCTGGGCCATGAGCACGCTGCTCATCGGGGTATTCAGTTTCTTCATTGTTCATACGTCTCTCTGGGCCTACAGGGGCATCAAGGAAAGGAGGCAAAAGAAACAGTGAGCGGCGAGGTTTACATACGGAGGTTGAACGCCTACCACCGCGTGTTGCACGTGATCATGGCCTCGAGCTTTTTCGGCCTCGTCATCACCGGGATGCCCCTGAAATACTCCTACGCCCCCTGGGCCGGCGTCCTGGTGCGCATGGTGGGAGGATATCAAGAGGCGGGCCTCATCCACCGCGTGTGCGCCGCGGCGACCTTCGGGTATTTTTTCGCCCACTTCCTTTATGTAACCTACTTCGTCGCCGTCGTGAAACGTTTCCGGTTCAACCCGTTTGGCCCGGATTCCATGGTTCCCCGATGGAAGGATATAAAGGACATTTACAGAAGTTTCCGCTGGTTCTTCGGGCTGGGGGAGCGGCCCCGGTTCGACAGGTGGACCTACTGGGAGAAGTTTGACTACTGGGCCGTCTTCTGGGGGGTGGGCGTCATCGGTGTTTCGGGCCTCACGCTGTGGTTTCCGGAGTTCTTCAGCCGTTTTCTGCCCGGCTGGATATTCAATGTCACCACCATCATCCACAGCGACGAGGCACTTCTGGCCGCCGGGTTCATCTTCACGGTCCATTTCTTCAACACCCACCTGAGGCCCGAGAAGTTCCCCATGGACATGGTGATTTTCACCGGACGGCTGACGGAGGAGCAGATGAAGGCCGAAAAGCCCCTGGAGCTTCAACGGATAGAGAACGAGTCCAACTGCGCCGGGCGCGTCGTCCCGGCCCCGCCCGGGTGGCTCCTTGTGGCCGGAAGGGCCTTCGGCAGTCTCCTTCTTTTTATCGGATTAGTCATGCTCGTTCTCATCATACTGGGGCAGTTCATCCTGTGAACAAGACGCTGGACATTCGGGACAGCTTCGTTGAGAGAGTGTTCGCCACCGTGGCTCCCCGGTTCGACTTTCTGAGCCGCATGTTCAGCCTGGGGCTCAGCGCCCACTGGCGGCGAAAGGCCCTCCGGCTCTCGGGCGTAGGGGAAGGCGACCGGGTGTTGGACATCTGCACGGGCACGGGAGCCCTGGCTTTCCTCCTGGCCCGGATGGTGGGCCGGCGCGGCTCGGTGGTGGGCGTGGATTTCTCCAGGCCCATGCTGGACATAGCCCAAAAGAAGAAAGCCTCGCTTCCCGATTGCGACCATCTGACATTTCTTTACGGCGACGCCAAGGCGCTGGATTTCCCCGCCCGCTCCTTCGACGCCGTAACCGTGGGCTTCGGGATGCGGAACGTCCGGGACACGGAGGCCGCCCTGAAGGAGGTGAGGCGCGTACTCAGGCAGGGGGGACGCTTTGTCTGCCTCGAGCTCACCCAGCCTCCGGGGCGGTGGGTCCGGCGGCTCTACGGCTCCTACGTCTTCCGCGTCATCCCGGTCGTCTCGGGGCTCCTTCTGAAGGACTGCACACCCTATCGCTACATGGCCCGGTCCATATTCGGCTTTTCCACACCCCTGGAGTTCCGGGAGGTGATGGAGTCCTCGGGGTTCCGGGTAGAGTGCATGCACATCATGCTTCACGGGATTGCCACTATCTATGTCGCCTCCGTCCGATGAGCCCCTGCACGCCCTGTGCGCCAAGCACGGCGAACTCCTGCACGAATTCGACAGGAGGAGCATACGTCTGCTCCGCCGGCGGCATCCGAAGATGGCCGCCGCAATGCCTTTCTTTTCTGATTTCCGGGATGCTAATGTCCAAAAGGAGATAGAGAAGGACTGCCTGGCTATCAGGCTCGTGCGTACTCGCCGGAGGAGGTCAGGGAGCTCATCCGCAGGTTTCTTTCCCTCTACATCCGGGAGACGGAGCTTTTGGAGCGCGAGACGAAGCTTCCGCCACTCATTGGCCGCGCCGCTACGGCCTTGAGCGACGCCCTCATCCAGGCCATGAAGGAGGCCTCCCGCGGCCTGGCCGAGGATTGCATCGAGAAACTCTTCGGGGAAGAGGCGAACCGCGGCC from the Nitrospirota bacterium genome contains:
- a CDS encoding TolC family protein is translated as MKRRPEVASSAMMKPSLRDIFSCALCAVIFMLLALPAPASPAEKLELTLEEAVDMALEKNLSLKSERYSVPISEADLLAEKGAFDPAVGLNLSNLSAKRESPSLLTGTKEDHFTGELSFGGKIRLGTTYKLDWSSERVKSNLEFLTINPFYSSDLTLTLTQPLLKGRGPRVQESDVARARNNVAASRLREDAAAMDAVAGTVEAYWELYFARSELEVSEFSLKLARRTLEEVRAKIEAGSLPPVEVYQAEAELAQRQADLIQARKLVADREDRLRESMNLEQWEVEIFPVSSPPEPVQPPALEDAVSAAFQNRRDYKQEVIARDNAQIQRHFLANQKFPELDIFGSTGLNGVDRRYGSALDNMFSGDFFTWEVGVNFSMPLLNRQARGRYLRAAREADRAETAVAKLGQSIRVEVREAWREARRSTETIAASERARVASQKRLEAEEERFRVGKATLNDVLQFQEDYVQALSAERRARADYAIARVRLARAQGILAEAVLAE
- a CDS encoding cytochrome c3 family protein, which produces MSATLLSRVFFISMFLALISFPAVASDGENCLSCHGRKGAPYYVSEEQLNDSVHRELGCTDCHVSITGYPHKRISPVDCLGCHSGGEAEAAGAAPRDYSQSVHAMAAGGPVCKTCHGTHHILSSEDPRSSTYRSNVPRLCGSCHPGPYGIYKTSIHGQMVLERGDLKAAVCYDCHMEHAVPPIGEPRWKLWLIQECGSCHKRQLDTYRETYHGQVTNLGYTTVARCPDCHGSHGILPPQNPGSTVSEQNIVTTCRKCHAYANRNFAEYYPHPNDRNRQKYPVLFYTFWAMSTLLIGVFSFFIVHTSLWAYRGIKERRQKKQ
- a CDS encoding ubiquinone/menaquinone biosynthesis methyltransferase, which codes for MNKTLDIRDSFVERVFATVAPRFDFLSRMFSLGLSAHWRRKALRLSGVGEGDRVLDICTGTGALAFLLARMVGRRGSVVGVDFSRPMLDIAQKKKASLPDCDHLTFLYGDAKALDFPARSFDAVTVGFGMRNVRDTEAALKEVRRVLRQGGRFVCLELTQPPGRWVRRLYGSYVFRVIPVVSGLLLKDCTPYRYMARSIFGFSTPLEFREVMESSGFRVECMHIMLHGIATIYVASVR